In Aythya fuligula isolate bAytFul2 chromosome 25, bAytFul2.pri, whole genome shotgun sequence, a single genomic region encodes these proteins:
- the LOC116498805 gene encoding potassium voltage-gated channel subfamily A member 3-like yields MDERRSLLHSPAASSAGRPPSSSHHNLGYTEQPPPAGPRPHEEEEGEEAEEGSMTVVGGGGGGDPLLEEPQHPHPLLVGDRYDHPLPPAAGPTGHPAGSGEHECCERVVINISGLRFETQLKTLAQFPETLLGDPRKRMRYFDPLRNEYFFDRNRPSFDAILYYYQSGGRIRRPVNVPIDIFSEEIRFYQLGEEAMEKFREDEGFIREEQRPLPDKEFQRQVWLLFEYPESSGPARGIAIVSVLVILISIVIFCLETLPEFRDDHDYEGTGGTFGTGGGPLPPDVFTNSSSSATSMVSSFTDPFFVVETLCIIWFSFELLVRFFACPSKATFSKNIMNIIDIVAIIPYFITLGTELAERQGNGQQAMSLAILRVIRLVRVFRIFKLSRHSKGLQILGQTLKASMRELGLLIFFLFIGVILFSSAVYFAEADDPSSGFSSIPDAFWWAVVTMTTVGYGDMHPITIGGKIVGSLCAIAGVLTIALPVPVIVSNFNYFYHRETEGEEQAQYMHVGSCQHLSSTEEMRKARSNSTLSKSEYMVIEEGGINHSAFKQAAFKTGNCTTTNNPNCVNIKKIFTDV; encoded by the coding sequence ATGGACGAGCGCCGGAGCTTGCTCCACTCTCCGGCTGCCTCTTCCGCCGGCCGGCCGCCGAGCAGCAGCCACCACAACCTGGGCTACACCGAGCAgccgccccccgccggcccccGGCCCCACGAGGAGGAAGAGGGCGAGGAGGCGGAGGAAGGCAGCATGACCGTggtgggggggggcggcggcggagaCCCCCTGCTGGAGGAGCCGCAACATCCGCACCCTTTGCTGGTGGGGGACCGCTACGACCACCCTCTGCCTCCGGCTGCCGGCCCCACCGGTCACCCCGCGGGCAGTGGGGAGCACGAGTGCTGCGAGCGGGTGGTGATCAACATCTCCGGGCTGCGGTTCGAGACCCAGCTCAAGACACTGGCGCAGTTCCCTGAAACGCTGCTGGGAGACCCCCGTAAGAGGATGCGCTACTTCGACCCCCTCCGCAATGAGTATTTTTTTGACCGCAACCGGCCCAGCTTCGACGCCATCCTCTATTACTACCAGTCAGGTGGGCGCATCCGACGGCCCGTCAACGTCCCCATCGATATCTTCTCTGAGGAGATTCGCTTCTACCAGCTAGGGGAGGAGGCCATGGAGAAGTTCCGGGAGGATGAAGGTTTCATTCGGGAGGAGCAGCGGCCACTCCCAGACAAGGAGTTTCAGCGTCAGGTGTGGCTGCTCTTTGAATATCCCGAGAGCTCTGGGCCAGCCCGAGGCATTGCCATCGTCTCTGTCCTGGTCATCCTTATCTCCATCGTCATCTTCTGTTTGGAGACCCTGCCTGAATTCAGGGATGACCACGACTATGAGGGAACTGGGGGGACCTTCGGGACAGGCGGTGGCCCTCTCCCACCTGATGTTTTCACCAACTCCTCGTCCTCGGCCACTTCCATGGTGTCATCCTTCACTGATCCTTTCTTTGTGGTGGAGACTTTGTGCATCATCTGGTTCTCCTTTGAGCTGCTGGTCCGCTTCTTTGCCTGCCCCAGCAAGGCCACCTTCTCCAAGAACATCATGAACATCATTGACATTGTGGCCATTATCCCCTACTTCATCACACTGGGCACTGAGCTGGCAGAGAGGCAAGGCAATGGCCAGCAAGCCATGTCCCTGGCCATCCTCCGAGTCATCCGTCTGGTCAGGGTCTTCCGCATCTTCAAGCTCTCCCGACACTCCAAGGGACTGCAGATCCTGGGGCAGACCCTCAAAGCCAGcatgagggagctgggcttgctcattttcttcctcttcatcgGCGTCATCCTCTTCTCCAGTGCTGTCTACTTCGCAGAAGCTGATGACCCCAGTTCAGGTTTCAGTAGCATCCCTGATGCCTTCTGGTGGGCGGTGGTGACCATGACCACAGTGGGCTATGGGGACATGCACCCCATCACCATTGGGGGCAAGATTGTGGGGTCTCTGTGTGCCATCGCGGGGGTGCTAACCATTGCTCTGCCCGTGCCCGTGATAGTCTCCAATTTCAACTATTTCTACCACCGGGAGACAGAAGGCGAGGAGCAAGCCCAGTACATGCATGTTgggagctgccagcacctcTCGTCTACCGAGGAGATGAGGAAGGCGCGCAGCAAttccaccctcagcaagtccGAGTACATGGTGATAGAGGAGGGGGGAATCAACCACAGTGCATTCAAACAGGCTGCCTTTAAGACAGGGAACTGCACAACCACAAACAATCCCAACTGTGTGAATATCAAAAAGATCTTTACggatgtttaa